In Parasegetibacter sp. NRK P23, the genomic stretch GCGGCACTTCCATGGCAGCGCCACACCTGGCGGGCATTCTTGCGCTGCGCGGAAGCGTGGGCAGTTCCGGTACTGCCACCAACGATCCGGATGGAACACCCGATCCCATCGCGAAGTATTGAGCTGATTTGACCTATTTTTGGGCATGGATCTTTTGAACGTACAGCATATTGGCCTGAAAGATGAACGCGGATTTGAATTGAAAGACATCAGTTTCTCTCAACCGGCTTTCTCCAGGCTGGCCATCGCGGGAGAAACGGGATCGGGTAAAACGACCTTACTGAAGATCATCGGCGGACTGATTGAACACGATACCGGCACCGTATTTTTTGAAGGGAAAAAAATCATTGGCCCGCAGGACCAGTTGATACCCGGTCATCCAGGCATCAAATTCCTCTCTCAACACTTTGAATTACCGAATAATCTCCGGGTGGAACAGGTGCTCGAATATGCCAATCAACTGGAAGAACAGGACCTGGAGCGGATTTGCGCCATCTGCAGGATTTCCCATTTATTGAAAAGAAGAACGAACCAGCTTTCGGGCGGGGAAAAACAACGGATCGCGATTGCACGTCTGCTGTTAACGGCTCCAAAATTATTGCTGCTGGACGAGCCATTTTCGAACGCGGATATGTCGCATAAGAAGATGATTAAAGCGGTATTACAGGATATCAGCGAAGCGTTGCACATTACCTGCACGATGGTATCGCATGACCCGATGGACTCCCTTTCCTGGGCCGATCAGGTTTTGGTATTGCAACAGGGCGCGCTGGTGCAGAAAGGAAGTCCCAAAGAAATTTACGACCACCCCGTAAACGAATATGTGGCGGGACTTTTCGGGAAATACACGCTTCTTTCGGAGGAAACTGCCGCACTGCTCTCCCCAAGGAAAAGACGGCGCATTGTACGGCCGGAAGACGTAACAATGAACGGCAAAAAAGGCGTTCCGGCAGTGATACGGAAAACTTGGTACTTCGGTTCTCATTATGAACTGGAAGCCGAAGTAAATGGGGAAACGATCCTCATCCGGGATGAAAAAGGGGACAAAACACCGGGATCAACCGTGTTTTTACGGCTGCGTTCCCGGTAAAAAGCGGGTGTGTACGCTTTCTTTTCAGGGATATAAGTAGTACTTTTCGGCAGATTCCAATATCCAACTACATGAAAAGAACTATACCCCTTTTCCTCGCGCTTGTTATTACCGTATGCTCCAATGCGCAGCCCTTAAAGGACACCGCAGCGCTGGTGCAGCAGAAAGAAAACATCATTACCGCTTCCACCATTGTAAAAGTGGAAAACCTCGGTATCAACATCAATTCGGATCTTCCGGAACTCCGGCCCACCATTTCAGCAGACGGAAACCTGCTTTTCTTCATCTGCGAGAACCATCCCGCCAATACGAAGTTCCGCTCCATCCCCAATTCGCAGGACATCTGGTACGCGATCCGCGACAGCAACGGCACCTGGCAGGAGGCGCGGCACCTGAAGGACCCCATCAACACTACTTTTTACAATGCTGTGTATTGGATATCCCCGGATAATAACCGCATACTCATCCGTGGCGCATTTGTGGATGGAGGTTTCCGTGGAAAAGGCGTAAGCATGAGCTACCGCACTGTGTCCGGGAAATGGAGCCCACCCAATATGCTTGCCATCAAAAACTACCAGAAATACGACCGTGGCAACCAGTCCGGCGCCAGCATGGCAGCCGACGGGCAAACACTGCTGTTCTACATGACACCTGAAGAAAATGGCTTCAACAACGACCTTTATGTTTGTTTTCTGCAAGCCAACGGCTCCTGGAGCGAACCCAAATCACTGGGCAAAAAGATCAACCTGCCCGAACACGATGAGATGACCCCTTACCTAGCGCCCGACGGAGAAACACTGTATTTCAGCAGCAACCGGCCGGGTGGTCTGGGCGACAATGATATCTGGATGACCAAACGCCTCGATAAATCCTGGCAGAAATGGAGTGACCCGGTTAACCTGGGCAGCCCGATCAATACCCCAGATTGGGACGCTTTTTTCACCATGGACGCGGGCGGCGAATACGCCTACCTCACCACCAAACAAAACACATACGGCGAAAGCGATATAGTACGGGTCAAATTATTGGAAAAAGAGAAACCAGCGCCCGTGGTACTGGTTAGCGGCAATGTGTACAACCAGAAAACCAAAGAGCCGCTGAGCGCTTCATTGGTATATGAAACACTTCCCGATGGAGAACAGGCCGGCAACGGCATTTCCGCACCCAACGACGGATCCTTCAAAATCGTATTGCCTTACAACAAAAACTACAGCATCCGCGCCACCGCCGATCATTTCTTCGCTGTTTCAGAAAACCTTAACCTTGATTCACTCGTAAAAGCAGGGTACAAAGAAATTCATAAAGACCTGTACCTCGTGCCCATTGAAATAGGCCAGGTGGTAAGGCTGAACAATGTATTCTTCGATTTCGACAAATATAACCTGCGTCCTGAATCTTTCGTGGAACTAGACAGAGTGGTGAAACTCCTGAAAGAAAACCCCGCCATCGAAATAGAAATGAGTGCGCATACAGATAGCCGTGGCTCCGACGACTACAACTTCACCCTTAGTGACAACAGGGCCCGTTCGGTGAGGGAATACATCCTGAGCAAAGGTATTGCCGCCGCACGCATTACGTCAAAAGGTTACGGCGAAACCATGCCG encodes the following:
- a CDS encoding ATP-binding cassette domain-containing protein, whose protein sequence is MDLLNVQHIGLKDERGFELKDISFSQPAFSRLAIAGETGSGKTTLLKIIGGLIEHDTGTVFFEGKKIIGPQDQLIPGHPGIKFLSQHFELPNNLRVEQVLEYANQLEEQDLERICAICRISHLLKRRTNQLSGGEKQRIAIARLLLTAPKLLLLDEPFSNADMSHKKMIKAVLQDISEALHITCTMVSHDPMDSLSWADQVLVLQQGALVQKGSPKEIYDHPVNEYVAGLFGKYTLLSEETAALLSPRKRRRIVRPEDVTMNGKKGVPAVIRKTWYFGSHYELEAEVNGETILIRDEKGDKTPGSTVFLRLRSR
- a CDS encoding OmpA family protein codes for the protein MKRTIPLFLALVITVCSNAQPLKDTAALVQQKENIITASTIVKVENLGININSDLPELRPTISADGNLLFFICENHPANTKFRSIPNSQDIWYAIRDSNGTWQEARHLKDPINTTFYNAVYWISPDNNRILIRGAFVDGGFRGKGVSMSYRTVSGKWSPPNMLAIKNYQKYDRGNQSGASMAADGQTLLFYMTPEENGFNNDLYVCFLQANGSWSEPKSLGKKINLPEHDEMTPYLAPDGETLYFSSNRPGGLGDNDIWMTKRLDKSWQKWSDPVNLGSPINTPDWDAFFTMDAGGEYAYLTTKQNTYGESDIVRVKLLEKEKPAPVVLVSGNVYNQKTKEPLSASLVYETLPDGEQAGNGISAPNDGSFKIVLPYNKNYSIRATADHFFAVSENLNLDSLVKAGYKEIHKDLYLVPIEIGQVVRLNNVFFDFDKYNLRPESFVELDRVVKLLKENPAIEIEMSAHTDSRGSDDYNFTLSDNRARSVREYILSKGIAAARITSKGYGETMPVVPNDTDENRQLNRRVEFKILKN